A genomic stretch from Salarias fasciatus chromosome 10, fSalaFa1.1, whole genome shotgun sequence includes:
- the LOC115395335 gene encoding UDP-glucuronosyltransferase 2A3-like — MKVILEELHSRGHNLTVIRASNSWYIPEQSPLYTSISVEMAKSLEDFFDVYLDEQLRAQREGASFWTFLKLTTHWMSMFSKLQEKWAEGFIKIVEDQKVLQSILDSKYELMLTDPAMASGLYLAKFLKLPVVLNVRWITSGEGHFALAPSPLSYIPVPGSGLTDKMNFIQRVKNFLFSSIGLFQQKVFMEPCYFAIREKYFEGRLDSISLLQEADIWLFRSDFVFEFPRPTMPNVVYIGGFQCKPAQPLPADLEEFVQSAGEDGVIIMTLGTLVNALPADLTDEVARVFAKLPQKVIWRHKGATPSTLGNNTLIVDWMPQKDLLGHPQIKLFVAHGGTNGIQEAIYHGVPVLGIPLFFDQYDNLLRLQDRGAAKILALSDLNADTFEQGIQEVLHTDSYRMNIQRMSRLHRDQPLAPMDQAVFWVEYVMRHKGAPHLRTEAYRMPWYSYYSLDVLLLMLTVLTALIVSTVGVFRFLCCRRRKNSKAKQN; from the exons ATGAAAGTTATTTTGGAAGAACTTCATTCAAGGGGACACAATCTCACTGTGATCAGGGCCTCCAACAGCTGGTACATCCCAGAACAGTCTCCTCTCTACACGTCCATTTCAGTTGAAATGGCCAAGAGCCTGGAGGACTTCTTTGACGTGTATCTAGACGAACAGCTGAGG gcacagagagaaggagctTCATTCTGGACTTTTCTCAAACTCACCACGCATTGGATGTCCATGTTCTCAAAGCTTCAAGAAAAGTGGGCTGAGGGGTTCATTAAAATTGTTGAAGATCAGAAAGTGCTCCAAAGCATTTTAGATTCAAAATATGAATTGATGCTCACTGATCCAGCTATGGCATCGGGTTTGTACCTGGCTAAATTCCTCAAACTGCCTGTCGTGCTCAATGTGCGATGGATTACAAGCGGAGAGGGCCACTTTGCTTTAGCCCCGTCTCCACTCTCCTACATCCCAGTGCCAGGATCAGGCTTAACGGACAAAATGAATTTCATCCAGAGGGTCAAGAACTTTCTTTTCTCCAGTATCGGCCTGTTCCAGCAAAAAGTCTTTATGGAGCCGTGCTATTTCGCTATCCGAGAGAAGTATTTTGAGGGCAGATTAGACAGTATCTCGCTCCTTCAGGAAGCAGACATTTGGCTGTTCAGGTCagactttgtgtttgagttCCCTCGACCCACAATGCCGAACGTCGTTTACATCGGAGGATTCCAGTGCAAACCGGCTCAGCCGCTGCCAGCGGACCTGGAGGAGTTTGTTCAGAGCGCCGGGGAGGACGGAGTGATCATCATGACTCTGGGAACTCTGGTCAACGCTTTGCCCGCAGATCTCACAGATGAAGTTGCCAGAGTGTTTGCCAAGCTACCTCAGAAG GTGATATGGAGACACAAAGGAGCGACTCCCTCTACACTGGGAAATAACACCCTTATCGTGGACTGGATGCCCCAGAAAGACCTCCTGGGCCACCCGCAGATCAAGCTCTTCGTTGCTCACGGAGGAACCAATGGCATCCAGGAGGCCATCTACCATGGCGTCCCGGTGCTCGGCATACCCTTGTTCTTCGACCAGTACGACAACCTCCTGCGCCTGCAGGACAGGGGAGCCGCCAAGATTCTGGCGCTGTCGGACCTCAACGCAGACACTTTTGAGCAAGGCATCCAGGAAGTGCTCCACACAGACAGCTACCGCATGAACATTCAGCGCATGTCTCGTCTGCACAGGGACCAGCCTTTGGCCCCCATGGACCAGGCCGTCTTCTGGGTAGAATACGTCATGCGTCACAAAGGGGCTCCTCATCTGCGTACCGAGGCCTACAGGATGCCCTGGTACTCATATTACTCTTTAGACGTGCTGCTCCTCATGCTGACTGTGCTGACTGCGCTGATTGTTTCTACTGTAGGTGTGTTTAGATTTTtgtgctgcagaagaagaaaaaactcaaaagcCAAACAAAACTGA